From the genome of Marixanthomonas ophiurae, one region includes:
- a CDS encoding tetratricopeptide repeat protein encodes MKRLLILGMLLVSALGFAQNDALFEQGKENYKNAKFSEAVTNWKKIVDNGQQSAELYFNLGNAHYKLNNIGPSIYYFEKALQLQPNDDDIKTNLAFAENARIDVIEPLPKTIFSRWYKNVSGVFTYNGWAIVSVIGVILFVLLFLLYWFSISETKKRVYFTTSLFSVVVCITALVMAFQTYVDFNKNKPAIIFAENTEVKGEPNMGSDTAFELHEGTKVQIIGNEQNWVRIELADGKDGWMPVNDLKQL; translated from the coding sequence ATGAAGAGATTATTGATACTTGGTATGCTATTGGTTTCCGCTTTGGGATTTGCTCAAAACGACGCATTGTTTGAACAAGGAAAAGAAAATTATAAAAATGCCAAATTCAGCGAAGCTGTAACCAATTGGAAAAAAATAGTAGACAATGGACAGCAATCTGCCGAGCTGTATTTTAACCTTGGCAACGCTCATTATAAGCTTAATAATATTGGGCCTAGTATTTATTATTTTGAAAAAGCACTTCAGTTGCAACCCAATGATGACGATATAAAAACCAATCTTGCTTTTGCTGAAAACGCCCGAATAGATGTAATTGAACCTTTACCTAAAACCATCTTTTCCAGATGGTATAAAAACGTGTCAGGAGTTTTTACGTATAATGGCTGGGCTATTGTTTCGGTAATAGGTGTTATATTATTTGTATTGCTCTTTCTGTTATATTGGTTTTCTATTTCAGAAACTAAAAAACGCGTTTATTTTACCACCTCTTTATTTTCAGTAGTTGTTTGTATAACTGCCTTGGTTATGGCTTTTCAAACCTATGTGGACTTTAATAAAAATAAACCAGCCATTATTTTTGCCGAAAACACCGAAGTAAAAGGCGAACCCAATATGGGAAGCGACACAGCTTTTGAACTTCATGAAGGTACCAAAGTACAAATTATTGGAAACGAGCAAAATTGGGTGCGTATAGAATTAGCAGATGGAAAAGATGGTTGGATGCCTGTTAATGATCTAAAGCAATTGTAG
- a CDS encoding BatD family protein translates to MKPNYILYILIFMLCSAGSFAQVTFDAKVSKKRLGINERLRIDFEMNQDGDNFNPPDFNGFRVVGGPNQAISNSYINGKRSYSKTYSYFLSPQSQGKFTIGQATIEIDGETYKSLPIQVQVTAAVSRPQDGNNADYIASEKVHLVAEISNNKPFLNEAITVVYKMYVSHDVSITSSWREIDTPKFADFWSQNIDNQGNFKVYEGKYQGEDYRYVVLRTTVLYPQKTGELEIEPLTLDVPIDVPTNRRDFFGRRVTTRVNKTISAGKRNINVKPLPLEGKPDDFAGAVGDYSFDVSVNKNKLDANESLELTTTVSGTGNLKLFELPSVTLPSSLEIYEPERSEKVRTTRSGMNGSVTEKHTVVPQFKGNYPIRPITFSYFDPKTETYKTLSSEEIIIDVENGPVTASANNDTSEKQELVLDKEQFKFIKLDTNLEPIASESFFKSTLFWSLLGGPLLLIPIFILAGRNRQKRLADVKGNRLRRANKLAKKYLSEAKKQMNNKAVFYESLERALHNYLRAKLNIETSDFSKERIAILLSERSVESQTVTQFITLLKSCEFARYTPTSAVEIKEDYNKAVSVISEIDKQIQYPES, encoded by the coding sequence ATGAAACCTAATTATATTCTTTACATATTGATTTTTATGCTGTGCAGCGCAGGCTCGTTTGCACAAGTAACTTTTGATGCTAAAGTGAGCAAAAAAAGATTGGGTATCAATGAACGGCTTCGCATAGATTTTGAAATGAACCAAGATGGCGATAACTTTAATCCGCCAGATTTTAATGGTTTTCGAGTGGTTGGAGGTCCTAATCAAGCCATTAGCAATTCGTACATCAACGGAAAACGTAGTTACAGTAAAACCTATTCATATTTCCTTTCTCCACAGTCCCAGGGGAAATTTACTATTGGGCAAGCAACTATTGAAATTGATGGCGAAACCTATAAAAGTTTGCCTATTCAAGTACAAGTTACAGCTGCGGTTTCTAGACCACAGGACGGTAACAATGCCGATTATATCGCCAGTGAGAAAGTACATCTAGTTGCTGAGATTTCAAACAACAAACCATTTTTAAACGAAGCTATTACTGTGGTTTATAAAATGTATGTCTCACATGATGTAAGTATTACCAGTAGTTGGCGAGAAATTGATACCCCTAAATTTGCCGACTTCTGGAGTCAGAATATCGATAATCAAGGGAATTTTAAAGTGTACGAAGGTAAATACCAAGGTGAAGACTATCGGTATGTTGTACTAAGAACTACCGTCCTTTACCCACAAAAAACTGGAGAATTAGAAATAGAACCACTTACATTAGATGTTCCTATAGATGTGCCAACCAATCGCCGTGATTTCTTCGGAAGAAGAGTCACTACACGGGTTAATAAAACTATTTCTGCTGGAAAAAGAAATATTAACGTAAAACCATTGCCTTTAGAGGGAAAACCAGATGATTTTGCTGGTGCAGTAGGCGATTACAGCTTTGATGTTTCGGTAAATAAAAATAAGTTAGATGCTAACGAATCGTTAGAACTTACTACTACAGTTTCCGGAACAGGAAATTTAAAATTATTCGAGTTACCAAGTGTAACCTTACCTAGTTCATTAGAAATCTATGAGCCAGAACGTTCTGAAAAAGTTCGAACCACACGAAGTGGGATGAATGGTTCAGTAACCGAAAAACACACGGTTGTACCACAATTTAAAGGTAATTACCCAATTAGACCAATCACATTCTCTTATTTTGACCCGAAGACCGAAACGTATAAAACGCTTTCTTCTGAAGAGATTATAATAGATGTAGAGAATGGTCCTGTTACAGCTTCTGCAAATAATGATACTTCAGAAAAACAAGAGTTGGTGCTAGATAAGGAACAATTTAAGTTTATAAAACTAGACACTAATTTGGAGCCTATCGCTAGTGAATCATTTTTTAAATCTACTTTATTCTGGTCATTGTTAGGAGGACCGCTATTGCTTATTCCAATATTTATATTAGCTGGAAGAAACCGACAGAAGCGATTGGCAGATGTAAAAGGAAACCGATTGCGTAGAGCAAATAAACTCGCTAAAAAATACCTAAGTGAAGCTAAAAAGCAAATGAACAATAAGGCTGTTTTTTATGAATCGTTAGAAAGAGCTTTACACAATTATTTAAGAGCAAAACTGAATATCGAAACATCAGATTTCAGTAAAGAACGCATTGCGATACTTCTTTCAGAAAGAAGTGTGGAGTCGCAAACGGTTACTCAATTTATAACCTTGCTTAAAAGTTGTGAGTTTGCGCGTTATACCCCAACTTCAGCTGTTGAAATTAAAGAGGACTATAATAAAGCCGTCTCGGTTATTTCAGAAATTGACAAACAAATTCAATATCCAGAATCATGA
- a CDS encoding vWA domain-containing protein, with amino-acid sequence MFENFEFVNPIFFWLLLALPVLIAWYLWKRNKQTATLKISSVKGFKSGKNWIARLKPLLFVLRLLALAAIIVALARPRTVDESTRIKTTKGIDIVMAIDVSASMLARDLKPNRLEALKTVAARFIQARPNDRIGLVEYAGESYTKNPLTSDKTVVLSSLKSMEYNTVIEGGTAIGMGLGTAVNRLKESRAKSKVIILLTDGVNNSGFIDPKIASELAVEFGIKVYTIGLGTNGLAMSPIGLRPNGSFQYGSIQVEIDEELLKKIAQTTGGQYFRATSTTKLNEIYNEINKLEKTDIEEFKYTNYEEMFRPLIFLALGLLLIELLLRYTVFRSFI; translated from the coding sequence ATGTTTGAAAATTTTGAATTTGTAAACCCTATTTTTTTCTGGTTGCTGTTAGCACTTCCGGTGTTAATTGCATGGTATCTATGGAAACGGAATAAACAAACCGCTACCTTAAAAATTTCCAGTGTAAAAGGCTTTAAAAGTGGGAAAAACTGGATAGCAAGACTGAAACCTTTGTTGTTTGTCCTACGTTTATTGGCTTTGGCAGCAATAATTGTAGCCTTGGCACGTCCCAGAACAGTTGATGAATCTACACGTATTAAAACGACAAAAGGAATTGATATTGTGATGGCGATTGATGTTTCAGCAAGTATGCTGGCGCGTGATTTAAAACCAAACCGACTTGAAGCATTAAAAACTGTAGCAGCCCGTTTTATACAAGCCCGACCAAACGATCGTATTGGCTTAGTAGAATATGCTGGCGAAAGTTATACTAAAAACCCGCTCACTAGTGATAAAACTGTTGTGTTGTCGTCTTTAAAAAGCATGGAGTACAATACCGTTATTGAAGGCGGAACCGCAATTGGGATGGGGCTAGGTACAGCTGTAAACCGATTAAAAGAAAGCCGAGCAAAGAGTAAAGTGATTATTTTATTAACCGATGGTGTAAACAATAGCGGATTTATAGACCCTAAAATTGCAAGTGAATTAGCAGTCGAGTTTGGTATTAAAGTATACACCATTGGTTTGGGAACAAACGGCTTGGCCATGTCGCCAATTGGTTTGCGACCTAACGGTAGTTTTCAATATGGAAGTATTCAAGTTGAAATTGATGAAGAATTATTAAAAAAAATAGCTCAAACCACCGGAGGACAATATTTTAGAGCTACCAGTACCACAAAGTTGAACGAGATTTATAACGAAATCAATAAACTGGAAAAAACAGATATTGAAGAATTTAAATACACCAATTACGAAGAAATGTTTCGTCCTTTAATATTCCTAGCTTTGGGATTATTATTGATAGAATTATTACTTAGATATACGGTGTTTAGGAGTTTTATTTAA
- a CDS encoding peptidase associated/transthyretin-like domain-containing protein — translation MKSYIKTSLLIAVTALFISCSSNNNIFGGNNNASNAESTNETEVTNNDKETETQKTDGAIMGSVIAPNSEVSIVATNSEEKIIGTTNDVGEFFITGFPAGNYTVKIKTEDNKLAEQTFENVEVRIGEVTALGTVTVASN, via the coding sequence ATGAAATCTTACATAAAAACAAGTTTACTTATTGCTGTTACAGCCTTATTTATTAGCTGTAGTAGTAACAATAATATATTTGGAGGAAACAATAATGCTTCAAATGCAGAATCTACTAATGAAACAGAAGTCACTAACAACGACAAAGAAACTGAAACTCAAAAAACTGACGGTGCTATAATGGGAAGTGTAATTGCTCCTAATTCTGAAGTGTCAATTGTTGCGACAAATTCTGAAGAAAAAATTATAGGAACCACAAATGACGTCGGCGAATTTTTTATCACAGGATTTCCAGCAGGAAATTATACTGTGAAAATAAAAACCGAAGACAATAAATTAGCTGAACAAACTTTTGAAAACGTTGAAGTACGTATTGGTGAAGTAACCGCTTTAGGTACTGTTACGGTAGCTTCAAACTAA
- a CDS encoding tetratricopeptide repeat protein: MKPKLSEITTILKLLLVILAFSFSTEAFSQTSNKEQTKLQEKEIRQSKELMSNASLELQDENFPVAEADYRKAISLNPGSEIPKYNLGNAYYNKSKGSEAMLRYKQAASVGTSKAQKHKAFHNLGNVFMNQKKYQDAVEAYKNALRNNPTDDETRYNLALAKEMLEKNPPQGDGGDDDKNDKNEDNKDNKDKQNQDDKSDEGDKGDEKEENDEGDKQEDKKEGDDKEDKGKPDEPKDKDQGKGDKPQQQQQQPVPGQLSPQQVKSLLEAMNNEEKKVQDKMNAEKQKGAKTKSDKDW, encoded by the coding sequence ATGAAACCGAAACTTTCTGAAATAACTACTATTTTAAAACTACTTTTAGTGATATTGGCTTTTAGTTTTTCTACCGAAGCGTTTTCACAAACTTCTAATAAAGAGCAAACGAAACTTCAAGAAAAAGAAATACGTCAATCTAAGGAATTAATGAGTAATGCAAGCTTAGAGTTGCAAGATGAAAACTTTCCAGTGGCAGAAGCAGATTACCGAAAAGCTATATCATTAAACCCTGGAAGCGAAATTCCGAAATACAATTTAGGAAACGCTTATTACAACAAAAGTAAAGGAAGTGAAGCCATGTTACGGTATAAACAAGCAGCTTCAGTAGGTACTTCAAAGGCTCAAAAACACAAGGCGTTTCACAATCTTGGGAATGTGTTTATGAACCAGAAAAAATACCAAGACGCGGTTGAAGCCTATAAAAATGCTCTTCGCAATAATCCAACAGATGATGAAACCCGATATAATTTAGCGTTGGCAAAAGAAATGTTGGAGAAAAATCCACCACAAGGTGATGGCGGCGATGATGATAAAAATGACAAAAACGAAGACAACAAAGACAATAAGGATAAGCAAAACCAAGACGATAAAAGCGACGAAGGAGATAAAGGGGATGAAAAAGAGGAAAATGACGAAGGTGACAAACAAGAGGATAAAAAAGAAGGTGACGATAAGGAAGATAAAGGAAAACCTGATGAACCTAAAGACAAGGATCAAGGTAAAGGAGATAAGCCTCAGCAGCAACAGCAACAACCTGTTCCTGGTCAACTTTCGCCACAGCAAGTAAAAAGCTTATTAGAAGCGATGAACAACGAAGAGAAAAAAGTTCAGGATAAAATGAATGCCGAAAAACAAAAAGGCGCCAAAACAAAGTCAGATAAAGACTGGTAA
- a CDS encoding VWA domain-containing protein: MYQLEQPIYFYVLFVIPAVVVLFLLVLAWKKHTQKKFADKQLLKKLSPNQSVFKSILKVLVVCLAIACLSFAMVNPKIGTKLETVKREGVDVVFALDVSKSMLAEDIAPNRLEKSKQLVTQIINSLAGDRIGIIGYAGSAFPQVPITTDFSSTKLFLNGMNTDMVSSQGTAINEAIQMAETYYNDEEQTNRVLFIVSDGEDHEGNVAGIAEEAAQKGIKIYTIGVGTLQGGPIPIKRNGILQNYKRDQNNEQVITRLGEETLREIAEEANGEYINGSSTKEVVDTVTAILNGMDKKEFEAKQFTDFKDQFQWFLGGALFLLLIDVLLLERKTAWVKRLNLFNEGAKEDK; encoded by the coding sequence ATGTATCAATTAGAACAGCCCATATATTTTTACGTGCTCTTCGTCATTCCGGCGGTGGTTGTACTATTTCTATTGGTGTTGGCTTGGAAAAAACATACCCAAAAGAAGTTTGCAGACAAGCAGCTATTAAAGAAGCTGAGTCCCAACCAATCAGTTTTTAAATCTATTTTAAAAGTTTTGGTTGTTTGCTTGGCAATTGCATGCTTAAGTTTTGCAATGGTTAACCCAAAAATTGGTACCAAATTAGAAACCGTGAAACGTGAAGGTGTAGATGTGGTGTTTGCTTTAGATGTTTCAAAAAGTATGTTGGCTGAGGACATTGCGCCTAACCGTTTAGAAAAGTCAAAGCAATTAGTTACGCAGATAATAAATAGTCTAGCAGGTGATCGTATTGGTATTATTGGGTATGCGGGTAGTGCTTTTCCGCAAGTACCGATTACAACTGACTTTTCTTCAACAAAGCTCTTTTTAAACGGAATGAATACCGATATGGTTTCTTCGCAAGGAACAGCTATTAATGAAGCGATACAAATGGCCGAAACCTATTATAACGATGAAGAACAAACCAATCGAGTGTTGTTTATCGTTTCAGATGGGGAAGATCACGAAGGGAATGTTGCAGGTATAGCAGAAGAAGCTGCACAAAAGGGAATAAAAATATATACAATTGGTGTAGGAACACTTCAAGGAGGTCCTATTCCGATAAAGCGAAATGGTATTTTGCAGAATTATAAACGCGACCAGAATAATGAACAGGTTATAACCCGTTTAGGAGAAGAAACGTTAAGAGAAATTGCTGAAGAGGCAAATGGCGAATATATTAATGGGAGCAGCACTAAGGAAGTGGTTGATACAGTGACAGCAATCCTTAACGGAATGGACAAAAAAGAATTCGAAGCCAAACAATTCACAGATTTTAAAGATCAATTTCAATGGTTTTTAGGTGGGGCATTATTTTTGTTGTTAATAGATGTGTTGCTGTTAGAAAGAAAAACAGCTTGGGTAAAAAGACTCAACTTATTTAATGAAGGAGCTAAAGAAGACAAATAA
- a CDS encoding DUF58 domain-containing protein — protein sequence MDTKELLKKVRKIEIKTRRLSDHVFGGEYHSTFKGRGMTFSEVRQYQFGDDVRSIDWNVTARYNEPFVKVFEEERELTLMLVADISGSEFFGTDSQFKNEIITEIAATLAFSALQNNDKIGLILFSDEIELFIPPKKGKSHVLRLIRELLEFKPKSEKTDLSQALKYLTNVMKKKAIVFVLSDFITDNYKDTLRIVARKHDVTGIRVYDKREEEIPNLGMVQMQDAETGELMLVNTNAKSVRTNYNKYYRERVDYFQESFTKSGAGALSCRVDESYVKKLLGYFKHRA from the coding sequence ATGGATACAAAAGAACTTCTTAAAAAAGTACGAAAAATCGAAATCAAAACGCGTCGGTTAAGCGATCACGTTTTTGGTGGCGAGTATCACAGTACGTTTAAAGGTCGCGGGATGACCTTTAGCGAAGTGCGTCAATATCAGTTTGGTGATGATGTACGAAGTATTGATTGGAATGTGACCGCTCGTTATAACGAACCCTTTGTAAAAGTTTTTGAAGAAGAGCGCGAACTTACGTTAATGCTTGTGGCAGATATTAGTGGCTCAGAGTTTTTCGGTACAGACTCACAATTTAAAAACGAAATTATTACTGAAATCGCTGCAACGCTTGCTTTTTCGGCACTTCAAAATAATGATAAAATAGGATTGATTCTTTTTTCAGATGAAATTGAACTCTTTATTCCACCGAAAAAAGGAAAATCGCATGTATTACGTTTGATTAGGGAATTGCTTGAGTTTAAACCAAAAAGTGAAAAAACAGATTTATCGCAGGCTTTAAAATATCTAACCAACGTAATGAAAAAGAAAGCCATTGTTTTTGTGCTTTCTGACTTTATTACAGATAATTATAAAGACACGCTAAGGATTGTAGCTAGAAAACATGACGTAACAGGAATTCGGGTGTATGACAAACGCGAAGAAGAAATACCGAATCTTGGAATGGTACAAATGCAAGATGCGGAAACGGGTGAACTCATGTTGGTAAATACCAATGCAAAATCTGTTAGAACAAATTACAATAAGTATTATCGAGAACGTGTGGATTATTTTCAAGAATCGTTTACCAAAAGTGGCGCCGGCGCATTAAGTTGTCGCGTGGATGAAAGCTACGTAAAAAAATTACTGGGTTATTTTAAACACAGAGCATAA
- a CDS encoding SDR family NAD(P)-dependent oxidoreductase, which produces MKNKTALITGATSGIGRAIAKNFAKNGLNVILCGRRQERLDKLQEELSKITKVLTLKFDVRHKKTVFEQLQDLPDAFSKIDILINNAGNAHGKDPIDEGNTDDWDAMIDINVKGLLYVTKAILPQMIDRKSGHIINIGSTAGKEVYPTGNVYCASKHAVEAINEGMRLDLNGKGIKIGAINPGLVETEFSEVRYKGNTEKADKVYQGYTPLQPEDIADIIWFAVTRPPHVNIADLTVMCLDQSSSMIVNKTSV; this is translated from the coding sequence ATGAAAAATAAAACTGCCTTAATTACGGGTGCTACTTCAGGAATTGGTCGCGCCATTGCTAAGAATTTTGCCAAAAACGGATTGAACGTTATTCTCTGTGGAAGAAGACAAGAACGACTTGATAAACTTCAAGAAGAGCTTTCAAAAATCACAAAAGTTCTCACGCTTAAATTTGACGTTCGGCATAAAAAAACCGTTTTTGAACAGCTTCAAGATCTACCGGATGCATTTTCAAAAATCGATATTCTAATAAATAACGCAGGAAATGCCCACGGAAAAGACCCGATTGATGAGGGAAACACGGATGATTGGGATGCGATGATTGATATTAATGTAAAAGGATTGTTGTATGTTACCAAAGCGATTCTTCCGCAAATGATCGACAGAAAGTCTGGGCATATTATCAATATTGGTTCTACCGCTGGAAAAGAAGTCTATCCTACCGGAAATGTGTATTGTGCCAGTAAACACGCCGTAGAAGCTATAAACGAAGGAATGCGATTAGACCTAAACGGAAAAGGCATAAAAATTGGTGCTATCAATCCGGGGTTGGTGGAAACTGAGTTCAGCGAAGTGCGTTATAAAGGCAACACCGAAAAAGCTGATAAGGTCTATCAAGGTTACACACCGTTGCAACCGGAAGATATTGCGGATATTATTTGGTTTGCTGTAACCAGACCGCCACACGTAAATATAGCCGATTTAACGGTAATGTGTTTAGACCAATCGTCAAGTATGATTGTAAATAAGACTTCGGTATAA
- a CDS encoding BatD family protein, with amino-acid sequence MKQRYLFVTVLFFLFSFAGFSQVKSSIDSTSIKIGEEIVYSIQVEADSTDLVVFPEGQTFTPLEVIESYKIDTTFEQAKYRLIKKYGLTQFDSGRYTIPQQQVVINDKRFGTDSVSVEVRDVAVDTTKQKMFDIKPAIEVDEPPLDLKTLLLWLISIVIVLAIVGYILFRRKKLKDAKEEQLPPYEEAITALHTLDSSTYLKENKPKEYYSHLTEIVKRYLDREVDETALESTSDELIARLQLHKDSGNFEFSNETIKRLDAILKRADLVKFAKMYQAEGQASSDRKTIEEIINETKEVIPEPTEEELQENAEYQEAQRKKRIRRKWAYGALGLLGVVLIAGAVYGGVKGFDDLKDAVIGNEIRDLAESRWIKSEYGDPAIIIETPEVLIRTDIEVPESQNMRVANASVFTEGEITDPLYVWLNTTMLKQSSQGQQEGQAEADLEALMDEALTNLEKRGAKNMLVKRESFETEKGITGLKAYGKFNVQVSDDKVLTNASNYELLLFAQKGGIQQVLVVYQEDDGRFAEDVKNRIINSVELEISEK; translated from the coding sequence ATGAAACAGCGATACCTTTTTGTCACTGTTCTTTTTTTCCTTTTCTCTTTTGCAGGATTTTCTCAAGTAAAATCGTCGATCGACTCTACTTCCATTAAAATTGGGGAAGAAATTGTTTATAGCATTCAGGTGGAAGCAGACTCCACTGATTTGGTTGTTTTTCCCGAAGGACAAACCTTTACACCTTTAGAAGTAATCGAGTCGTATAAAATCGATACTACTTTTGAGCAGGCAAAGTACCGCTTAATCAAAAAATACGGTCTTACACAGTTCGATTCAGGACGTTATACGATTCCGCAACAACAAGTGGTTATTAACGATAAGCGATTTGGAACCGATTCTGTTTCAGTCGAAGTTCGTGATGTTGCCGTCGATACGACCAAACAGAAGATGTTTGATATAAAACCTGCTATAGAGGTAGATGAGCCGCCTTTAGATCTTAAAACATTATTGTTATGGCTTATTTCCATCGTAATTGTTTTAGCGATTGTGGGGTATATTTTATTCCGAAGAAAAAAATTAAAAGATGCCAAAGAAGAACAGTTGCCGCCTTATGAAGAAGCAATTACAGCTTTGCATACGCTTGATAGTTCTACGTATCTAAAGGAAAACAAACCCAAAGAATATTACTCGCATTTAACTGAAATTGTAAAACGCTACTTAGACCGAGAAGTTGATGAAACCGCTTTGGAAAGCACTTCAGATGAATTGATTGCTCGTTTACAGCTACATAAGGATTCTGGTAATTTCGAATTTAGCAATGAAACCATAAAAAGACTCGACGCTATTTTAAAGCGAGCCGATTTGGTAAAATTCGCCAAAATGTATCAGGCCGAAGGACAAGCCTCGTCTGACCGGAAAACCATTGAAGAAATTATAAACGAAACCAAAGAGGTAATCCCCGAACCCACCGAAGAAGAATTACAGGAAAACGCCGAATATCAAGAAGCACAACGTAAAAAGCGTATCCGTAGAAAATGGGCATATGGTGCTTTGGGTCTATTGGGGGTTGTTCTTATTGCCGGTGCTGTTTATGGAGGTGTAAAAGGATTTGATGACCTTAAAGATGCCGTAATTGGCAATGAAATACGCGATTTGGCCGAAAGCCGATGGATAAAAAGTGAATACGGAGATCCTGCTATTATCATAGAAACCCCAGAAGTTCTAATACGAACTGATATTGAGGTTCCAGAGTCACAAAATATGCGCGTTGCCAATGCAAGTGTGTTTACGGAAGGTGAAATTACCGATCCGTTATACGTTTGGTTAAATACAACGATGCTAAAACAATCTTCGCAAGGACAACAAGAAGGACAAGCAGAAGCCGATTTAGAAGCATTAATGGATGAAGCCTTAACCAACCTTGAAAAACGGGGCGCTAAAAATATGCTGGTAAAACGTGAAAGTTTTGAAACCGAAAAAGGCATTACGGGCTTAAAAGCTTATGGAAAATTTAATGTACAAGTATCCGACGATAAAGTATTGACAAATGCTAGTAACTACGAGTTGTTATTGTTTGCTCAAAAAGGCGGTATACAACAAGTGCTAGTCGTGTATCAAGAAGACGATGGCCGTTTTGCTGAAGATGTAAAAAACAGAATAATTAATTCTGTAGAACTTGAAATTTCAGAAAAATAA
- a CDS encoding AAA family ATPase — protein sequence MDQTDTALDIGALNEKIEKESAFVNILSMEMNKVIVGQKHMVERLLIGLLGQGHILLEGVPGLAKTLAINTLSKAVHGSFSRIQFTPDLLPADVVGTMIYNMKVNDFSIKKGPIFANFVLADEINRAPAKVQSALLEAMQEKQVTIGEETFILDKPFLVMATQNPIEQEGTYPLPEAQVDRFMLKTVINYPKITEEQLIMRQNLKGGFEKVNPVVSIEQILRAQQAAREVYMDEKIEKYILDIIFATRNPENYKLDDLKHLIGFGASPRGSINLAVASKCYAFIKQRGYVIPEDVRAVVHDVLRHRIGITYEAEAENITSEDIINKIVNVIEVP from the coding sequence ATGGATCAAACAGATACTGCCTTGGATATTGGCGCGCTAAATGAAAAAATTGAAAAGGAAAGTGCATTTGTAAACATCCTTTCCATGGAAATGAACAAAGTAATTGTTGGCCAAAAACATATGGTCGAGCGATTACTTATTGGTCTTTTAGGCCAAGGACACATATTATTGGAAGGTGTTCCTGGTTTGGCAAAAACATTAGCTATTAATACACTTTCAAAAGCCGTTCACGGAAGCTTTAGCCGAATACAATTTACACCCGACTTACTTCCTGCCGATGTTGTGGGTACGATGATATACAACATGAAGGTGAACGATTTCAGCATTAAAAAAGGGCCAATTTTCGCCAATTTTGTGTTAGCAGATGAGATTAACCGGGCACCGGCAAAAGTGCAATCTGCTCTTTTAGAGGCGATGCAGGAAAAGCAAGTGACTATTGGGGAAGAAACTTTTATCTTGGATAAGCCATTTTTGGTAATGGCAACTCAAAACCCGATTGAACAGGAAGGAACTTATCCGTTACCAGAAGCTCAGGTTGACCGTTTTATGCTTAAAACAGTTATAAATTATCCTAAGATTACCGAAGAGCAGCTAATTATGCGTCAAAATCTTAAAGGTGGTTTTGAAAAAGTAAATCCTGTTGTTTCCATAGAGCAAATTTTACGTGCTCAGCAAGCCGCTCGGGAAGTATATATGGACGAAAAGATTGAAAAGTATATTCTCGACATTATTTTCGCAACAAGAAATCCTGAAAATTACAAATTGGACGACTTAAAGCATCTAATTGGTTTTGGAGCTTCTCCTCGTGGTAGTATAAATTTGGCAGTTGCTTCAAAGTGTTATGCGTTTATTAAACAAAGAGGGTATGTAATTCCAGAAGATGTTCGCGCCGTGGTTCACGATGTATTACGTCACCGTATCGGGATTACTTACGAAGCCGAAGCAGAAAATATTACTTCAGAAGATATCATTAACAAAATTGTAAATGTAATCGAGGTACCATAA